The following is a genomic window from Pelobacter seleniigenes DSM 18267.
CAGATCCCCCGCCCGCTCCTCGACCGGATGGAAACATTGCGCCTGCCCGGCTACAGCGATGAAGAGAAAGCGGAGATCGCCCGGCGCTACCTGTTCCCCCGGCTGCGGGAGGATGCCGGCCTGCGCCCGGAACAGCTCGGAATCACGGCTGCGGCCCTCAAGGAGATCATCCATCGCTATACCCGGGAAGCCGGTGTTCGTGAGCTCGAACGGATGCTGGGACGATTGGCGCGCAAGACCGCGGTCCGCTTCGCTCAAGGCGAAACGACTCCGGTCATGGTCGATGTTCCCGAGTTGCTGGAGCTACTGGGGCCGGAGCGTTTTTTTGCGGAACAGCTGCGCCAGACCCTGGCGCCGGGCGTCGCCATCGGCATGGCCTGGACGGAAGCGGGGGGAGATATTCTTTACATTGAAGCGATCAAGCTCAACAAAGGCGAAAGAATCACCCTGACCGGGCAGCTTGGCGAGGTCATGAAGGAGTCGGCCATGACCGCGGCCAGTTACATCTCATCCCGCTACCGGGAGCGGGCCGGCCAAGAAAGCATCGACGCCCCCCTGCACATACACATCCCCGCAGGAGCCATTCCCAAGGATGGCCCTTCGGCCGGAGTGACCATGGCCGCAGCCCTGGCATCCCTCTATCTGGAACAACCGGTTCGCAGCGACAGTGCCATGACCGGGGAAATAACCCTGAGTGGGTTGGTTCTGCCGGTTGGTGGCATCAAGGAGAAAATTCTCGCCGCGCGCAGAGCGGGCATCTATCGCATTATCCTGCCCAGCGAAAACCAGAAGGATCTCCACGACCTGCCGGCGCATGTCCTGGCAGAGATGGAATTCATCTATGTCGCACGGATTGAGGACGCCCTGGAAGCCGTTATCCCAGCCCTGCAGGCAACCGCACCGAGTCATTAGGCAACCCGGCTGGGACCGGTTCAGTACCAGTGTTCGCGTGAAAATTTACCGTGATAACGGCGATCTTCGCCGGTCATCTTCTTGTTGCCGGCACGCATTTGATCGCGACCGACCACCACCCAGCCGGCGGAACGCTTGAAAGAGAACACCTGACGGGTTAAAAACAGAAACTGCAGTTCGTCTTTATCAACAAAGCGTTCCTGTCCACCGTTAAGAATCACCTGAATCTTCATCAGTATTCCTTCCTTACCGAACGCCTCAGTAGCCACGTTCTTCATTTCGTCTGCATCTCAAGTTATTTTAGCAAGGCCTCGGCAACAGCATCAACTCCGGTCCCGGCAGCCACCTTGATGGCCAACTCTTCTTCCGCGGCGCTTAACGGCTCCGCATGGGCCAGCTGAAATTCAAGCACTGCTTCATCCGCTTCCGACAGTTCGCCGGGGACTGCCGCCCTGGCCCGCAGCCGCTCGCGCAAGAGCGCAACCGGCACGGTAAAATCCAGAATCCGTACCGGTACCCGGCAGGTCACCGCCAGGTCCAACAGCAGCTGACGGTCTGCCCGCTGCAAAAAGGTTGCATCGACTATCACCTTGAAGCCGGCGGTGAGGATCTCCCCGGCCTGGCGATGCAGGTGCTGATAAACCTGCTGTCGGGCAGCGGGCGTATAGCGGCCGCCGCCCGGTGGAGAGGAACTGGCCGCTGCCGGTTCAAGCCATCGCAAGCGCTTGCGTTCCACATCCGAATGCAGCACCACCGCTTTTATTTTGGGGGCCAGCTGATTGACGAAAAAAGTTTTTCCGGACCCGCTCAGGCCGTGGGCCAGAATCAGCTCCGGCCGCGGTGACGCAATATAGGTTTCCGCCAGATCGACATAGCTGGCAAAACGGGCCAACCCCTCCCCTTGCTCCTCGGCCAGTGTCGTGGCCTGGGCCAGTTGCAGACCACTGACCTTGGCCCGCACCATGGCCCGATAAACCAGGTAATAACGCAACAACGACAACCCGCCGAAGTCTCCAGAGTTCTGCAGGTAACTATCGAAAAATCGCCAGCCAAGTTCTTCTTCATGTCGATCATCAAGGTCCATGACCAGGAAAGCGATGTCGCTAATGGTATCGATCCAGCGCAATTCCTCACTGAATTCGATGCAGTCGAACAGGATCGGCTCCCCATGCAGCCAGGCCATGTTGCGCAAATGCAGGTCCCCGTGGCATTCGCGGACATAGCCAGCGGCCCGCCGTGCAACAAACCGGGACTGGAGCTGTGCGCCAGTCTGCCGGGTCCAGGCCTCAATCCGGTCGATCTGGCCTGCCAGCTGCCGGGCCGCCGGAACGGTCTGAAGCTGGGCGAAATTCTCCAGGGCCGGACCGATCACTGCCGCGACAGTGGCCTGCGGGTCGGTTGCGGCAGCAACCTCGGCAGTACGATGGACCGCGGCGATCTTTTCAGCAAAGGACTGCAGCTGGGAAGCGTTCAGCAGGCCGTCGGCCAACATGCGATCCAGCTGTTGCCGCTGATCGAAACGTTTCATTTTCACCAGGTAATCGAGCACCGGTTCGCCCCGCAGCCGTGGGTTCGCCGGGTCACCACCGACAGTGATCACCTCAAGATATAAATCAGCGGCAAAGCGCCGGTTCAGCCGCAACTCTTCCGCGCAGAAAAATTTTCGCCGGGCCAGGGTGGAAAAATCGAGAAAACCGAGGTCGAGGGCTTTTTTCAATTTGTAGGCAAAGTCTCCGGCCAGGAAGACCCAGGAGATATGAGTCTCGATCAGTTCGACCTGCCTGACCGGATGATCGTAGCAGGCGGGATCAAGCAACCCTTTCACCAGTTCACGCTGCATAAGCGGGCTCTTTTCTTGTTGTTGCAACAGGACACTCTGCTTCAAGTTTAGAAGAGCGCAGCGCTTGTGCAAGAAGAAATCGCTTGCCGCCGCAGGGGCTGGAGCGGCTTGCAAAGTGCGATATCCTCCGTCTTATAAAATCAATGGCTTAGAATGATTTTGATCGCCCGTCCATGGGCTCGGCAAGCTGTTTTTTAAGAGTTTGCCCAGGAGCGAAGCAACGATTCTGCAGCAAGAGGGTCTTTTACCGGGGGAAGAAACAGGTATTAAAAGGAGAAAATGGCCGGCTTACTGACGCAAAACCGGCCATAAGATTGAACAGCCTGCCATACCTGGCCGGAGCCTTCAGCGGAAGCTCCACTCACACCAGACAAACAAGCTGGAATCAGCTATCTTCAGTTGAGATTCTGCGGGTGATGACGTTGGAGAATTTCCCGAACCTGGGACTCTGCCTCTGCGGCAATAGTGACTTTCAGCACATTGCGGGCTTTGTCATGGTCGATGTTTTCATGGCTGATACCGGTGCCGATGAGGTCAAACAGGACACTGTTGACAGTTCTTGCTGAATCGTATTTAGCGTTGACCGTCTTGTTCATATGCAACCTCCTCTCCTGAACGGTTTCCTTTTACAGTACTAATCATGACCATCATTGTCAACTTTCGGGCTTTTCATCGACTGCTTCCGACGCAGGCTCGCGGCAACGGATTGTCAAACAGCAGCTGTCTGATAAAATTAAAAATATCGCAACGAACAGAGCAACAGCCAGGCAACAAGGAGTGCATCATGATCGGATTGCAGATTAAAGACAGAATGCATTGGGATGACCAGATTTCCGCTGAACTGGGGAAACAATTCGAGATTATCGACAGTACCGACGATCTGCTGATTTTTCAGGAAGGCTACTCCCATAAAACCATCCGGGATCTTGTCGATCATCTCCCCCCGACCGCTTATGAGATCATGGAGTTGAACAAGGTTCCGGAAGCGGAATGCGAATTCAAGTGCGACTCCGGCATCTGCTACCACAGAAAATAGCCCCCTCTCAGCGGTTGCGGGAAAAATTCGCCCGCAGCACCTGACGACAGCTCTTCCAGACAACGGCCACCGGCTTCACCCCGGCGGCCGTTGTGTTTTTTTGAAGACCACCTTCCCTCTTGACTTACGCAAAACTTACGCATACCCTTAAAACCAAGACAACCAGCCTAGCCATGGGCGATCACAATCAATGACACCTTTCTAAATTATTGATTGTATAAGGTGGAGGACATTGCAGAATGGCGCTTGTTTAAGAGTCGATGGCAGCAAAACCGGGACTGTCCCCGTACGGGGGCTGTCCCAGGTCTTTGCGGTGCGAACCACGACAGTTTCATGGCTCGCAAACTCTTGGGACAGCCCCCGATGACCCTGGGGACAGTCCCGAGTTTACTGCAAAGCTGCTTAAACGAGCGCCATTCAGGACAGTGCATTTTTCTCCACCGGGCTTGAAAAAGGCCAGGGATGGACTTTTTCAATAACCTGATAGGCTCGGCAGTCCGGGATCAAGTCCTGCACAAGCGCAACCAAGGAGAACTGCGATGAGTCCGCTAACCCCCAAACAAAAAGCCGTTTACGACTATATTCTTGAATTTACCGAGCAGCACGGCTACCCGCCTTCCCAGCAGGAAATCGCCCGGGCCTTCGGCTGGAGCTCACTGGGAACGGTGCAAAATTATCTGGTCCGACTGCAACGAGAAGGCGTCCTGAGCAAAGACTTGAACGCCCGGCGTGGCCTGAAAACCCTGCAGTCGCAAAGTTCGGGGATCGAACTGCCTCTGGTCGGCCGAGTCGCTGCGGGCAAGCCGATTGAGGCCGTCACCACCCCGGACAGCATCGAAGTGCCGCCGTCGATGGTCGGCAGCGGGGAAAATTTTGTGCTCAGGGTCCAGGGCGATTCCATGATCGGCGACGGCATTCTGGATGGCGATTATGTCGTGGTCCGCAAACAGCCCCAGGCCCATTCCGGGCAGACCGTAGTGGCGCTGATCGACGGCGAAGCCACAGTCAAACGCCTGTTGCACCGGGAGACGCAGATCGAACTGCACCCGGCCAACCCGGCCATGGAAATGCTGGTTATTCAACCCGGCCAGGAGTTCAGTATCGAAGGTGTCGTGGTCGGGGTCATCCGTCATTGTCGCTGATGGAAAGGGATATTCTCCACCTGACCGTTCCCGCCTATGCCGTTGCCGTTGCCCGGGTGGCGGACCCCGCCTTACGCGGCCGACCGGTGGCGATTGCACCGGGACTGTCCGACCGAGCCATTATCAGCTCGGTCTCGGCCGAAGCCGGCCGCGACGGAGTCCTGGCCGGGATGAGCGTCCGCCAGGGCCGCCGCCTCTGCCCGGCGCTGCTCACCCTGCCGCCCAACCCGCAGCTGCTGGGTCGCGCCGACCGAGCCCTGCAAAAACTGGCCGGGCAGTATTCGCCGCTGGTGGAAAACCAGCCGGCGGGACGCCTGTTCCTTGATCTGACCGGCTCGCGCCGCCTGCTGGGGCCGGGTCGGGATATCGCCATGCGCCTGGAACGCGAACTGGAAACCCAACTGCGGCTGGTCGCAACCCTGGGCGTTGCCGGCAACAAACTGGTTTCCAAAATCGCCGCAGAATACCTGGAGCGACCCGGCGTCTGCGATATTCTGCGCGGGTCCGAACAAACCTTTATCGCCCCGCTGCCGGTCCGGGTACTGCCGGGCATCGGCAATGTCCGCGAACAGCTGCTGCTGCGCGAGCTCAACCTGCGCCGGGTCAGTGAATTGGCGGCATTGCAGCTCCCTCAACTGCGCCTGGTCTTCGGTCCCTTTGCCCCGCTCGTGCGGCAACGCGCCCTGGGCCAGGATCTGACGCCGGTGCTGCCGCCCCGGAGAAGCCCGGAGATCAGCGCCGAAAGCTACTTAAACCGCGCCGAAAACGACGCCGGCATACTCCAGGCCGAACTCTGCCGGCTGGTCGAGGACTGCGGCCTGCGCTTGCGACGGCTCGGTCGCGCCTGTGCCGAACTGCAGCTGACCATCCATTATGCCGACGGCAGGCAACAGAGCCGCACCCAACAACTGCGTCAGGCACAAAATCACGACCTGCTCCTCTATCAGGCTGCAGCTGAACTTTTTGCCACGCTGAACAACCGGCGAACCCGCCTCAAGGGGCTCAAACTGAGCTGCCGGCAATTGGAAAATTCCGGCCAGCAGGGACACCTGTTTGCCGCTTCGAGTCCGGCGCCGCGCCAGCAGGCGCTGCAACAGGCCCTCGACCGGATTCGCAGCAAATACGGCATGCGCAGCATTTGTTCAGGACGGACTCTGGCTGTATGAACCCGCTCAACTATGTTCCCCTCCATGTCCATTCCTGCTTTTCCCCGCAATGGGGGGTTCGCAAACTCGACGATATCTGCCGAACGGCCCGGGCAGCGGGTCTCTCGGCCCTGGCCCTGACCGACCGCAACGGGTTGTACGGCATCCCCCATTTTCTCGATTGCGCCCGCCGCCACGGCCTGCAGCCGATCATCGGCAGCGAGGCGGTCCACCAGGGGCAGCGCGCCATTCTGCTGGTTCGGGACAGTGACGGCTACGCCAACCTCTGCCGGCTGCTCTCCGACCTGCATTGTGCTAACAACTTCGTGCTGGCCGATAGTCTGCAACGTTACCGGCGCGGCCTGACCGTGCTCAGCGACGATGAACAGGTTCTGCGTCCGCTGCGTCGCCAATCCCGCGAGCATCTGTTTGTCGAGCTGTCCCCCGGCCACCGGATGCACCAGGCTCTGCAGCTCTCCAAAAGTCTGGCGCTGCCGCAGGTCGCCACCAGCCGGGCCGTTCTCATCGACGCGGCCGACTATGAAATCCATCGGCTGCTGCGCGCGATCGCTCTCAACACCACCTTCAGTCAGTTGCCCACCGCCGCAACCGCCGCGGACTGCGACCGCCTGCTCTCCCCCACCACTATGGCCGGTTATTTCCCACACTGCCCGCAGGCCCTCGAAAATACTTTAAAGATTGCCGAATCCTGCTGTTTCCAAGGGGATTTCTCGCTGGTCTTTCCGGCCTTTCGCGAACACAGCGAGACCGAAGCCTATGCCCTGCTCGAAGCGCGGACCCGGACCGGTGCGGCCTGGCGCTACGGTCAGATCGACGCCAACGTTGAAGAACGGCTGCAGAAAGAGTTGCGGCTGATCCGTACTAAAGGCTTTGCCCATTATTTCCTGGTGGTCGAAGAGCTTGTCAAGCAGTCCCCCCGCACTTGCGGCCGCGGTAGCGCGGCCGCCTCCCTGGTTGCCTATTGCCTGGGGATTACCCATGTCGATCCCATTGCCTACAACCTGTTTTTCGAGCGCTTCCTCAACGAAGGGCGCCTGGATCCGCCCGATATCGACATCGATTTTCCCTGGGACGAGCGCGACGCGATCCTCGACTTCGCCTTCGCCCGTTACGGTGCTGGCCGCGCCGCCATGGTCGCCAACCAGATCGGCTTTCGCGGCCGCTCGGCGATCCGTGAGGTGGCCAAAGTCTTCGGCTTGCCCGATGCCGAGATCAAGACCCTGACCGAACGGATCTCCGATTATTGGAAAGCGGACCAGACCGCCGCCGCGGTTGCCGGTCATCCACTGTTCAACGGCGAATCCTTCAGCAGCGACTGGCTGGAGATTCTGCGTCTGGCCCGCTGTCTGGACGGCCAGTTGCGTCACCTCTCCCTGCACTGCGGCGGGCTGGTCATTGTCCCGGATGAAATCCGCCGTTACGTTCCGGTGGAAAACTCCGCCAAGGGATTGCCG
Proteins encoded in this region:
- a CDS encoding GSU3473 family protein; amino-acid sequence: MKNVATEAFGKEGILMKIQVILNGGQERFVDKDELQFLFLTRQVFSFKRSAGWVVVGRDQMRAGNKKMTGEDRRYHGKFSREHWY
- a CDS encoding AAA family ATPase translates to MQRELVKGLLDPACYDHPVRQVELIETHISWVFLAGDFAYKLKKALDLGFLDFSTLARRKFFCAEELRLNRRFAADLYLEVITVGGDPANPRLRGEPVLDYLVKMKRFDQRQQLDRMLADGLLNASQLQSFAEKIAAVHRTAEVAAATDPQATVAAVIGPALENFAQLQTVPAARQLAGQIDRIEAWTRQTGAQLQSRFVARRAAGYVRECHGDLHLRNMAWLHGEPILFDCIEFSEELRWIDTISDIAFLVMDLDDRHEEELGWRFFDSYLQNSGDFGGLSLLRYYLVYRAMVRAKVSGLQLAQATTLAEEQGEGLARFASYVDLAETYIASPRPELILAHGLSGSGKTFFVNQLAPKIKAVVLHSDVERKRLRWLEPAAASSSPPGGGRYTPAARQQVYQHLHRQAGEILTAGFKVIVDATFLQRADRQLLLDLAVTCRVPVRILDFTVPVALLRERLRARAAVPGELSEADEAVLEFQLAHAEPLSAAEEELAIKVAAGTGVDAVAEALLK
- the lexA gene encoding transcriptional repressor LexA, whose product is MSPLTPKQKAVYDYILEFTEQHGYPPSQQEIARAFGWSSLGTVQNYLVRLQREGVLSKDLNARRGLKTLQSQSSGIELPLVGRVAAGKPIEAVTTPDSIEVPPSMVGSGENFVLRVQGDSMIGDGILDGDYVVVRKQPQAHSGQTVVALIDGEATVKRLLHRETQIELHPANPAMEMLVIQPGQEFSIEGVVVGVIRHCR
- a CDS encoding DNA polymerase Y family protein: MERDILHLTVPAYAVAVARVADPALRGRPVAIAPGLSDRAIISSVSAEAGRDGVLAGMSVRQGRRLCPALLTLPPNPQLLGRADRALQKLAGQYSPLVENQPAGRLFLDLTGSRRLLGPGRDIAMRLERELETQLRLVATLGVAGNKLVSKIAAEYLERPGVCDILRGSEQTFIAPLPVRVLPGIGNVREQLLLRELNLRRVSELAALQLPQLRLVFGPFAPLVRQRALGQDLTPVLPPRRSPEISAESYLNRAENDAGILQAELCRLVEDCGLRLRRLGRACAELQLTIHYADGRQQSRTQQLRQAQNHDLLLYQAAAELFATLNNRRTRLKGLKLSCRQLENSGQQGHLFAASSPAPRQQALQQALDRIRSKYGMRSICSGRTLAV